Proteins from a single region of Carassius gibelio isolate Cgi1373 ecotype wild population from Czech Republic chromosome A5, carGib1.2-hapl.c, whole genome shotgun sequence:
- the LOC127990179 gene encoding uncharacterized protein LOC127990179, whose product MHKTVFFKHSSDFGGPSPKENENISDSKNRWVPTSPKSNRERSYCHKMGHMLAECRILKRKQERQDSSSFQPRGSVLVKTLSPSFSGSPATPESCFQPFMFDGFVSLTDKVENQKPVRILRDTGGSQSFILSDILDFCADSACNTSAIVQGIEMGLVPVPLHRVYVSSDLASGCFEVAVCPSLLVKGVDFIMGNDIAGGKVMPVVQVTDVPCNDSQADVLAEKLPDVFSAVVMRAQAKHDYQESNILCDSVFSKILRDDIISESSDASKMTLNSSFCFDLSADLPVSWETLIEAQRNDSSLNKCRASVENKTTSLRNQHYYWNDNVLMRKWSRSLNPEQREDWNSVHQIVVPLRFRPHVLSLAHDHSWSGHLGITKTYNRVLQHFFWPGLKSDVAKHCKTCHICQVSGKPNQVVPFAPLCPIPADFGKSWPNG is encoded by the coding sequence ATGCACAAAACTGTGTTTTTTAAGCATTCGTCTGATTTTGGGGGTCCCTcaccaaaagaaaatgaaaatatttctgaTTCAAAAAATAGATGGGTTCCTACCAGTCCGAAGTCTAATAGAGAGCGCAGTTATTGTCACAAAATGGGACACATGCTAGCCGAGTGTCGTATCTTAAAACGGAAACAAGAGCGACAAGATTCTTCATCTTTTCAGCCTCGAGGTTCTGTTTTGGTGAAAACTCTGTCTCCATCCTTCTCTGGTTCTCCTGCAACACCTGAGAGCTGTTTTCAGCCTTTCATGTTCGATGGATTTGTGTCGTTAACTGATAAGGTAGAGAATCAAAAACCTGTAAGAATCCTTCGGGATACAGGAGGATCTCAGTCCTTCATATTATCAGATATTTTGGATTTTTGTGCTGACTCTGCGTGTAATACCAGCGCGATTGTGCAGGGTATTGAAATGGGTTTGGTTCCCGTTCCTCTTCATCGCGTATACGTCTCTTCTGATTTGGCATCTGGGTGTTTTGAGGTTGCAGTTTGTCCTTCTTTACTTGTGAAAGGTGTTGATTTTATCATGGGCAACGACATAGCTGGAGGTAAGGTAATGCCGGTAGTGCAAGTGACTGATGTTCCTTGTAATGATTCGCAGGCTGATGTACTTGCTGAAAAATTGCCAGATGTGTTTAGTGCTGTTGTGATGCGAGCACAAGCGAAGCATGATTATCAAGAAAGTAATATTCTCTGCGATTCTGTCTTCTCAAAGATTTTGAGAGATGATATTATTTCTGAATCCTCAGACGCGTCTAAAATGACTTTGAATTCATCCTTCTGCTTTGATCTGTCTGCTGATTTGCCCGTCTCGTGGGAAACTCTGATTGAAGCTCAGAGAAATGATTCCTCATTAAACAAATGTCGTGCGAGTGTTGAAAATAAGACCACGTCGTTACGTAACCAACATTATTACTGGAATGATAATGTGCTCATGCGTAAATGGAGTAGATCGCTAAATCCTGAGCAGCGGGAAGACTGGAATTCGGTGCATCAAATTGTGGTACCTTTGAGATTTCGACCACACGTTTTAAGTCTCGCCCATGACCATTCTTGGTCTGGACACCTTGGGATAACTAAGACCTATAACCGGGTGCTCCAACATTTCTTTTGGCCAGGGTTGAAATCTGATGTTGCAAAGCACTGTAAGACATGCCATATTTGTCAGGTCAGTGGAAAACCTAATCAGGTAGTACCGTTTGCTCCTCTCTGTCCTATTCCTGCAGactttgggaagtcgtggcctaatggttag
- the LOC127990333 gene encoding GTPase IMAP family member 9-like, with amino-acid sequence MLAAELRHEGYLKNIGHEIDGMRLTRRNPVRTYSSTTQHTAVSRRIVLLGQTGVGKSAAGNTILGQERFRSERSMDSVTCECSVAHATVSGRSVCVVDTPGFFDSQMDPGQLKKAIAKSMHFFIPRPHAFLIVLRVDDRFTDQEQRFLQKIEMVFGKEVFKDAIILFTRGDHLEGESVEELIEENCRLRDLVDQCGGRYHVFNNKDKNKKQVNDLLQKIDTMIEQNSAEKESRKFC; translated from the coding sequence ATGGAATGAGGCTGACCAGAAGGAATCCTGTTAGAACATACTCTTCTACTACACAACATACAGCAGTCTCCAGACGGATTGTTCTTCTGGGTCAAACTGGTGTTGGGAAGAGTGCAGCTGGAAACACAATACTGGGACAGGAAAGGTTCAGATCTGAGAGGAGCATGGATTCAGTAACCTGTGAATGTTCAGTCGCTCATGCCACTGTTTCAGGCAGATCAGTGTGTGTAGTCGATACTCCTGGATTCTTCGATTCACAGATGGATCCTGGACAGTTAAAGAAAGCAATAgcgaaaagtatgcattttttcATTCCTAGACCACATGCTTTTCTCATTGTGCTCAGAGTCGATGACAGATTCACTGATCAGGAGCAGCGGTTTCTTCAGAAGATTGAGATGGTGTTTGGTAAGGAGGTGTTTAAAGACGCCATCATTCTCTTCACTCGTGGAGATCATTTGGAAGGAGAGTCTGTAGAGGAGCTCATTGAGGAGAACTGTAGATTAAGAGATCTAGTAGATCAGTGTGGAGGAAGATATCATGTCTTCAATAATAAAGATAAGAACAAAAAACAGGTGAATGATCTACTGCAGAAGATTGACACAATGATAGAGCAAAACAGTGCAGAAAAAGAAAGTAGAAAGTTTTGTTAA